CAGAGTCTATTGACTCTGACAAACAGAGGAGCCGCTCTTTCCTCCAGCAGCTGCTTTTTTACGTCGCTTGTTTAATAGTGGGTTGCTGGATGTGTCCAGATCTTTAATTTTCACCTGGTCATAGTCCACACGCATAGTCGCCAAAGCACTGGTCATTTCCTCCTGTAGAGCACAGGCATATCATCTTATTAGTCATATTTGTCATTCATTAGAATCAACCATGAACAGAGAACAACTGGCTTTTTATGTAACAGTTATTTGCAACCAAAGTAATGTACAATAACCGTATATTTCCCCATTTCAAACAACGTCAAAATGTTGCAAGCAGGATGTGAAATGTACGACTTTCCCAACCTTTCATTGCTAAACGGAAAAAAGGTGACCTAAACTATTGTGTGAGCCTCTTGAAATCATATCAAATCCAACAAGTGAAGGAATGTCCTTTTCTTTCACCTTTTCAGCAGCGGGTCAATACAGCAGCTGTTTGCTGATGGAGACTTTTAATAACCTCTGAGGAATTCACACAGCAGTGATGCCATCTTTACAGTGTTGTGTAAACTCAACCTGTGGTGGAATCAGACACTGTGGGTTCATGTCTGGGTCCTGCTTTTGGACGTGGCTCCCCCTGGGGGCTGGTAACAGTATTACATTAGGTAAAATTGATCTTCATCATGGTACAGTCCAGTTTTAGAGGTGCAAGGGGAGGTAGAGCTATACTTATTGTTCCACacagacaaaatgtgtcttgggCACATACAAGCATAAAGGaaagaaaacacattaactTGCCAGCCAAATGGTCATTAAAATAGTCAActattctttctttatctttatttatacagggggaaaACAATGAGAGCACATGGGCTCTTgttttcatgagcgccctgtttaatatacaatacaatatacaagcaattaaaaaaacaaaaaaacccaaaacaagtccatataaaaagGAGCAGGAGTGtgtatataagtccatataaaacattaaaatcggGAGCAGATGTGTAAAGGTTTGTTATCACATTATTAAATTTtgattgtgtcaccaaagtcTCCACTTCTGCTTTTCCTCTGAGtaagttccatttttgtgaagtaaatcagctaaaagcctctttcccgtctcagttttggtgcagctcgtCCTTTGCCtcatacagtcatgtgatctgggatTAAATGTCTCAGTATCAAtcattaacaaacaggtgaggcaTTCTGGGAATTTTTGAAGTCATCCCTCATAaacacatttcatacagtgtgttctcttctaacagtgATGGACAACTCAGTTTTTCATAGAgaaaacagtgatgggtttaaatccaTCACGTGTAATAAAatgaagggcagagtgaaacaGTTCTTCTAGGATGTTTTCCCCTTTCGATAGAAGCTTCAAAAATATGAAATCCACTCACAATGGGCGGATTAGACTGTAGTGGGTTTGAAATCTTACTCAGAATACTTTGTTGATTCTCAAAGGAAAtgattcacctgctgcagctTCGATAAACATCCAGACCCTTTAATGAGCTGATGTGTGAAAAGTCCTgggtcagtgtttctcaaactgtggtacctAGACCTGGGGGCCAAATATTTCCTTTTCTTTAGGTGGTACTTTTTTGTGAAAAGTGTGAGACCCACAGTGCAAGGTCACCTGAGAGGTTctgttttgttatgtatttatttttgcatgtaTACACCgtttaaagtaaatgtatctgaggctaagaaaaagagaaaaaaactgtAGTGGCAGCAAGAGCCCAGCAGGTGTCAGAGCTGCACTGACCTTGACATCTTCCCACAGCTCCTTGTCTTCAGTCAGGACTCTGGTGGTGTGGAGCGGAGTGGACGGGACCACCATGGACTGCTGCGTGTAGGACGTGAACATTCAAACATAACGTTAGACAAAGAAAAGTTTGttacagaaaagtgcagaagaaaaagaggaggcgCTCACATTGATCCAAGGATGGTTCATAAACTGTGTGATGGTCATTCTCTCGTTGGGGTCTGTTTTCAGAAGTTGGTTGATCAAGTCTTTTGCTGCATAGAAAACCCAATTTATGTTGATAAAAGTGGCAGTGATAAACTTAATTAATGCATGTGTACTTTATagtatttacatatttgtatttttaccagTCAAACTAAACTTGTTCATATAATGTTGCTGTAGCCTTGTTATTCTATTACATCTTTAGAGACTCATTATCAAACCGCATTAATTGTAGTTAGTGAGTTTTAATCTGACGTGTCCTCTCACCCTCCTGTGACACCTCGGCCCACTCTGGGTTTGGAAACTCGTACTGGCCCATCCTGATGCGTCTCTTCATGCCCGGTGAGATGGCCTGGCCCGTGTTTGAGTAAAATGGTGGGAAGCCGCAGAGActagaaaataaatgtatttaagattaacaacacaaacaacaacaaatgcaaCAGCACAGAGAGTTTACTTACAGAATGTACATAATGACCCCCAGTGACCACATGTCACATGACTTGTCGTACTTCTCTGGACCTAAAACCTCTGGAGCTTATCAGTAAAAACACAGGCAGTTATTAGCGAAGGCCGCACCTCTTTGACTTAAAAATGActaaaagtgcatatgacatgtCTTTTCTATTACTTTGTTTGGAGAGATATTATacgtggtaaatatttatcatagtacGACACCAGACAAGAGgcagtttgaggaaaaaaaaaaaaaaaaaagggaaaattcTAAAGGAATCCCAGCTGCTGTATTGACCAACATTTCATCTAAATGCAGGGTCAATTTACAAGCAAGGAACATAattataaaacagtttaaacaaTCACTTAACTACCGGTAACTAAAGATGATgaatatatgtttgtttgttaattAGATGACGTTTATTCTTGTTTACAGTCTGGCTGCTCTGTAGGTTTTATCTGCTGAAACTAGgaaattaaattataaatctcTCCAGAAATAAGTAAGTAGGATTTTTAGCCAAATACTAAATATATTTGGTgtacctgtcacatgcactttaaccgTCCCACTTACCAACGTAGTACGGCGTGTAACAGGGCGTCTGGAGTGGGTTGTGGAGCGTTGTTTCTTTTGCAAACCCAAAGTCGGTTAGTTTTAGAACGCCGTCCTTTTCCTTACATGTGTATAAGAGATTTTCTGGCTGTAGAACAAAcagaatgtaataataataataataataataatgactgaTCCACAAACTATAAAAACAGTTCCATCTCATACTTACTTTAATGTCTCTATGTGCAATGTTAATGCTGTGTAAGTAGTTGATTGCTGTGCCGATGTCCCTCATGATCTCAGATGCCTCTGGGAAACAAATAAACACGGTCACTGTCTTAAAtcgaaaatacaaaatacaggaGTCATTTAGTGTTGAGTTGAagtgtttaatgtgttttatattctCACCTTTCTCTGTAAAGGCCTGGTCTCCTCTGGCCTGGATTCTACTGAACAGCTCTCCACCTTCCATACTGCAACACGCACATTTACACGACATTTatgagtttaaataaataagccGGTGTTAACAGTAATAGTATGAATAAGCCAGAATTCACCTcttgttttttccatttgtcattattattaatacggGCACAAGTACATCAGTTTTGGAAACCTTTGACCTATATTTATGCAACTTTCTCAACTCAGACTTTCCAGCTGAGTGTGTTTCACTTTCAAAGAGCCTCCCACTCACAGCTTTCACAACCGTTTTCAAACATCCTCTCCGTATTCAAACATCCTCTCCGACGGTTAATGTCTTTTAGGCTATAGTTAGAAAATGACTCAATGACTCtcattaataaactatttgtgaCATTAAGGTTTAAAATAATGTCCTCATGGTGAAATAATGACTATATAAGGCTGGATGCGATGAAAACTTGTACCGGTAGTTATAAATCACTCATTTGTACTAATATGGAGTAACACACTGTCAATCAACTTTCTTAAAAAGCCTTTACGCGtgatgttttaatttttttttgtatgtatttgctTGGGTATATTTAGGAATAAAACCTGAAGTGCATTAATGACTTTGCACTGCTGCCAATGTCCTTTCCTGGTTAGACATACACAGTAGATCTGTAAAAGCGGttattgtgtgttttgggtttgttttctaaaagtaaaaatattaagcaGAAGAAACACAGCTTCCTCTCTGTAGTATTCAGTTCCTCCTCCATCTGTTTCAGTTTGAAAAGAATGGCAATGTTATGTAAtttataaaagtcaacaaaatatCATCTACAATGTGTTCTAAAAGttgctaaaaatatttttgGGTCACTCCTTTCATTGTTCGTGTCTTAAACTGTTCGGTGTGGTTCTCTGACTCTGAGCTTACCACTCCATGATGATGAGGAGGCACTTCTTCCCATGGTGCATGTTTTCATACAGGCCCAGGATGCGCACGATGTACGGGCCTCCTGACACCCGGCAGTGAAGCTCCACCTCACGTCGGGCTTTGGGGCTGTCATAGAGGATCTGCGGAGAAACAGGGAAAACAGCCAGAAGAATTATAAGACCAATACAAACTGATTTATTTACGTTTAACATCTCTGCTCACACATATGGCATTGACCAACAAGCTCCAGTGACTGCAGTGACTTTGTTTCTCACATACTAAGACCTTCTGCTGAAGTGGGAAGTTATTTCTCTGGGAAACAAGACTTGTTTgcatattttgcagctgataaTGGTGTTTCTCATTCTTCATCCCAAAGTTTCTGAATATCATGGCACAGaacattgtatttattgtgaAGTATTATGTCTTTGTCGTCATGGtgtattttgctgatgtggagTTGTGTAATTTTCTGAAGACAGAGTCTCATCtattccactgtgttttaagtgtTAATAATTGTTTACATCACAATAATGTTGAATtatgattttgtatttatttttatgccaCAAATCAACTTATTTACATCAACTGTAAGCCTATAGGAAGGTGTGTGTTCATgctaattttaatcaagattcagCCCTATTCAGACACCCTGAAATATTTCACTCTTTCTTTGTTATATGCAGCCAttgttaaaatcatttaaattcattttttcctcattaatgtgcacacagcaccccatattgacagagaaacacaaaattgttgaaatttttgcTTTTTGAGCTCATACAGCCAtgagtctttttgggaatgatgcaagtttttcacacctggatttggggatcctctgccgttcctccttgcagatcctctccagttctgtcaggttggaTGGTGAACGTTGGTGGACAGacattttcaggtctctccagagatgtTCAATTGGGTTTAAGTCAGGGCTCTGGGCCATTCAAGAACAATCACAGAGTCGTTCtgaagccactcctttgttattttagctgtgcttagggtcattgtcttgttggaaggtgaaccttcgGATCAGTCTGAGGTCCTGAGCACTCTAGAGAAGGTTTTCGCCCAGGATATCCCTGTATTTGGCCGCATTCATCTTTCCTTCGATTGCaaccagtcgtcctgtccctgcagctgaaAACACCCTCACAGCATGACGCTGTCACCACCCTGCTTCACTGTGGGACTGTACTGGGCAGGTGATGAGCAGTGCCCGGTTTACTCCACACATACCGCTCAGGCTAAAAAGTTCTATCTTGGTCTCATCAGGCCAGAGAATCTTATTGCTCACCATCTTGGAGTCCTTCAGGTGCTTTTTTAGCAAACTCCATGCAGGCTTTCATGTGCCTTGCTCTGAGGAAAGGCACAGTGGCctccataatccttaaatgGAAGACGTTTGGGACGACCAGAACTCTTCCTACAGCCGGCCGTCCAGCCAAACAGCAATAGGGGGAGAAGAGCTTtggtgagagaggtaaagaagaacccaaagatcactgtggctgagctccagagatgcagtcGAGAGATTggagaaagttctagaaagtcaaccatcactcggggctttatggcagagtggcTGACAGAAGCCCTTAGGAACCTTAAGTGCATCAGACATTTTTTGTAGCCTTGGCCAGAGCTGTGCGTTGCCACAgttctgtctctgagctcttAGGCAGTccctttgacctcatgattctcatttgctctgacctgcactgtgagctgtgaggtcttatatagacaggtgtgtggCCTTCTTGATCAAGTCCAATCActttaatcaaacacagctggactccaatgaaggtgtagaaccttctcaaggatgatcagaaTAAATGGACAGCACCCgagttaaatatatgagggtcacagcaGTGGGTCTGAACACTTATGGACGTGTGATatatcagtttttcttttttaatgaatctgcaaaaatgtcagcaatttcatgtttctctgtcaatatgtggtgctgtgtgtacattaatgaggaaaaaagtgaacttaaatgattttagcaaatgacTGCAATATAACAACACTTTCCGTGCCCACTGTACGTTAATAAAACTGTGTTCAGCTTTTTggatgaagacatttggctgttACTTGTGTTAAAAGTCTACACTATTCATGAAATCAATACCAATATTATTGTGTTCTTGAAAAAGTCaagtaaaatgtaattgaaaatTAGGATggatcaatatgaggaaaaaaaaatatgatttttttttttttggcattttgcCTTGCTCTATACAGAGACGTCTAGGAAAGGGCTGGTCACATGAGTCGCAGCAGGTGGCAGGTCCTGACTTAGGCCTCCTCATCCGTCACACTGTATTTTGGGACATGACGGCTATGATGAAGTGATCTGCTGTGGTTCAAGGCCTGACTGACTCACTGCCTGTGACAGAGTCTAACTGGAAGCAACAATATCAGCAACACAAAGAAATTAAACTATTTTTGGTATAGATTTCTCTCCTTTTATAGGATCAGTATTACAGTATTGTGAATCTGTCTGGTTAAGAGCGTGAGACAGTATCATGAGAGTTTCCTGTGAACGTTATGAGAACGCAGCACAGGTTCATCTTTGACTTTTACAGGTTTATGACCCTTATTGAAGCAAACAGTGTAAGctacaataaaatgtttatctGTATTACATAAGTAAGTATGGAAACTCTAGATTAAACAAGCTAAACGTTTATTACATAGAATACATGAATTATCTCACAAGTGACGTTTTAATATCCAGATTATTTTATTAACCAGTGCTCACTGAGACAATGTAAACAGCaagtctctttgtctctttaatGGTCATAAAAACAAGTCTAATTTAAATTTAAGCACAAGCACAAAAGGTCATGTCTTAACAATAAACTGGTTCGTACTGTAAGCAAGGATTTGTGCTTGAATTAATGTGATTCAAAAGAGTAATATTGCCTTTCAGTGTATatctcctgtgtgtctgtggtgtaTTAGGAGAAttaaatatttcttttcttGGACCACACCTTTACCACTTCACTGACTCCCTGTTTGCACTGATGTGTGATAGCTGTATATGTTAATACTACGTAGTTCTTATGCCTATTATTATGTATGCTGTCATGTCTTTATCAAAATAGTGTACAGTGGTAATAAAGGTTTCATTACGATAATAATTCATGGATTACTAAAGCAAAAtaactgtttgtttgtttaattatgTTTCCATTAGATAGGTCCAGTAATATTTTATAGTACATTAAATCCTCTCACGTAATAAAAAATAGCATATTTTGAAggctccaggtattttttttattaaatcaatCTTACAATGATACTGAATGAAGTAATTTCGTAGCTTATTAACATTTCGTACAACTAAAATATACTCAAACTCATATTATACACTACATGGATCAGAATGATTCCACAAATGAAGTTTTCTCCTTATATTTTACCATTTAGTGCAATGATCAGTTTAAGTTCTACACCTTTAAGCGAGGCCTAAGACAGTACAACAGTACAGCCTCATGAGCAGTAAAGGTTAATGAGCAACACAAACAGCAGTCTTTAACCTTATAAACCATTCAAGTTAGAGCCAAAGAATTCAATATAATTTGGGTTTgttgccacacacacacaattgttCTGCCAGTTAACCTGATGAATTCTCTTGGCTGTTCTGTGGCTGGAGGAGGTCTAATCTACATTATCCTGTAAATGAGTGTTCGCTGACCACAGACACATAGACGTCACGTAGGACTGTGCATGTAAGATTATCACTGTTGTAGTTGGAGAACCCCTTCATGTGTTAAGCTTGGGCATTAGATACAAAGCTCCTCATTCCCCTGCTTTGTCCACCGCTGCTCTCAACTCTACAGTACATTACATTTAAGACACTGGAGCTTCAGTAATCTGTCATCTCTAAAGGGAAACACAATGTATAAAGATGTGATGTTCATTCAAATCTATAATTAATTAAACTGCACTTTTCAATACAGTCTACATAGGATCACAAACAGACAGTATGTTCTGCAAATGGACCACACTGTAGAGCCGCTACTGTACTTCTATCTTTGAACTATTAGTAACTCCTATTTTAGATGATTCTTAGTAACGCACTGGCGCCGTGAGTGAATGCCCATGCGTGTTTGTCGATGCCcaatcagatctcagaagctaattaaggcgttattattattgtttggcTGCCGTAATACTGCTCACAACAAGAAATGTATGAATGTTTTATGTAGATCAATATttccaacacaaaacacaaatggtCTACACTCATGTTACTCCTGTGAGAGGAAAATCCAGCTCACCTGTTATTCATTTGCGTGACTGTTTTTAAGTCATGAACTACCCATCTGAACCTCACCTTTAGTTATTGgttaattattta
The sequence above is drawn from the Periophthalmus magnuspinnatus isolate fPerMag1 chromosome 5, fPerMag1.2.pri, whole genome shotgun sequence genome and encodes:
- the mapkapk3 gene encoding MAP kinase-activated protein kinase 3; the protein is MLQNGNEKQKPSQVAKPETQEDNSKEKPAADRTDAADADGAHCPTAHPRVEIKRNAVTDDYTLSTHVLGLGINGKVLECYNKKTGQKCALKILYDSPKARREVELHCRVSGGPYIVRILGLYENMHHGKKCLLIIMECMEGGELFSRIQARGDQAFTEKEASEIMRDIGTAINYLHSINIAHRDIKPENLLYTCKEKDGVLKLTDFGFAKETTLHNPLQTPCYTPYYVAPEVLGPEKYDKSCDMWSLGVIMYILLCGFPPFYSNTGQAISPGMKRRIRMGQYEFPNPEWAEVSQEAKDLINQLLKTDPNERMTITQFMNHPWINQSMVVPSTPLHTTRVLTEDKELWEDVKEEMTSALATMRVDYDQVKIKDLDTSSNPLLNKRRKKAAAGGKSGSSVCQSQ